A region of Catenibacterium mitsuokai DNA encodes the following proteins:
- a CDS encoding NusG domain II-containing protein: MKNRKYDIYVLAILLIIAAAGFLLRPQSKSNMIKITLNKEVYGYYDLNKNQTIHINKENTLKIENHKIRMISATCPDHLCIKQGAINKKGQSIICLPHKLIVEVVSGDEKQQDDQAY, translated from the coding sequence ATGAAAAACAGAAAATATGATATTTATGTATTGGCTATTTTATTGATTATAGCTGCTGCTGGTTTTCTTCTTCGTCCTCAGTCCAAGAGTAATATGATTAAAATCACTTTAAACAAAGAAGTTTATGGCTATTATGATCTCAATAAAAACCAGACGATACATATTAATAAAGAGAATACATTAAAAATAGAAAATCATAAAATAAGAATGATTTCAGCCACCTGTCCAGATCATTTATGTATCAAGCAGGGGGCTATTAATAAAAAGGGGCAGAGTATCATCTGTCTTCCTCATAAACTCATTGTAGAGGTGGTGTCAGGAGATGAAAAACAACAAGATGATCAAGCATACTAA
- a CDS encoding Gx transporter family protein produces MKNNKMIKHTKVRQLCFLAIFCTISIILNYIEMLFPIYLGIPGAKLGLANIVSLTILLCFGFKYALGVALLRIFIIGITFTNPYMMLYSLSGGFLSIGIMALMVKTHLFSNIVVSIVGGVSHNIGQLLVAFVFFSTSAFVYYLPYLILLGIVSGTVVGIIAQIIYIKIKRHIIG; encoded by the coding sequence ATGAAAAACAACAAGATGATCAAGCATACTAAAGTCAGACAATTATGCTTTCTTGCAATATTCTGTACTATATCCATCATATTGAATTATATAGAAATGTTGTTTCCTATTTATTTAGGAATCCCTGGCGCAAAACTCGGCTTAGCTAATATTGTGTCTTTGACAATTCTTTTATGCTTTGGATTTAAATATGCATTGGGTGTCGCATTGCTTCGTATCTTTATTATAGGAATCACATTCACAAATCCTTATATGATGCTTTATAGCTTATCTGGAGGATTTCTTTCTATTGGTATTATGGCATTGATGGTAAAGACACATCTCTTCTCAAATATCGTTGTCTCTATAGTAGGAGGCGTATCTCATAATATAGGGCAGTTACTTGTTGCCTTTGTCTTCTTTTCTACCTCTGCCTTTGTCTATTATCTTCCATATTTAATATTACTTGGGATTGTATCAGGTACGGTGGTAGGAATAATTGCACAAATTATATATATTAAAATAAAAAGGCATATTATTGGGTAA
- a CDS encoding RnfABCDGE type electron transport complex subunit B produces the protein MKSIMIATLLVGLIGLFIGIVLGIASEKFKVVVDEKEQKIRSVLPGNNCGACGYPGCDGLAHAIAKGEAPSNQCPVGGNEVGAKIASILGQQAQASTRYTAFVKCKGTCDKVTPVSDYTGIKDCLSAALVPGKGGKMCVSGCIGLGSCVQACDFDAIHIVDGVAVVDKEKCKGCQKCMEACPNHLIEMVPYDAIHRVQCNSHDKGAVVTKSCQSGCIGCRLCTKVCPNGAITVDDFLAHIDYSKCTNCGACVEKCPRKVIQ, from the coding sequence ATGAAGTCAATTATGATTGCAACTCTCCTTGTAGGTTTGATAGGGCTATTTATTGGAATAGTTCTTGGTATTGCGAGTGAGAAGTTTAAGGTTGTTGTAGATGAAAAAGAACAGAAAATCAGATCTGTTCTTCCAGGTAATAACTGTGGGGCCTGTGGTTATCCAGGGTGTGATGGTTTAGCTCATGCGATTGCAAAAGGAGAAGCACCTAGCAATCAATGTCCTGTAGGAGGTAATGAAGTAGGCGCAAAGATTGCTTCTATTTTAGGACAGCAAGCACAGGCAAGTACACGTTATACAGCCTTTGTGAAATGTAAGGGAACATGTGATAAAGTCACACCTGTGTCTGATTATACAGGTATTAAAGATTGTTTAAGTGCTGCATTAGTGCCAGGTAAAGGTGGTAAGATGTGTGTTTCAGGCTGTATTGGTTTAGGAAGCTGCGTACAGGCTTGTGATTTTGATGCAATCCATATTGTAGATGGTGTAGCTGTTGTAGATAAGGAAAAATGTAAAGGGTGTCAGAAATGTATGGAAGCATGTCCTAATCATCTGATTGAAATGGTACCTTATGATGCAATACATCGTGTTCAATGTAATTCTCATGATAAGGGAGCAGTTGTCACTAAAAGCTGTCAATCAGGTTGTATTGGCTGTCGCTTATGTACTAAAGTGTGTCCAAATGGAGCGATTACCGTCGATGATTTCTTAGCCCATATAGATTATTCTAAATGCACAAACTGTGGGGCATGTGTAGAAAAATGTCCTAGAAAAGTCATTCAATAA
- a CDS encoding RnfABCDGE type electron transport complex subunit G yields the protein MNIKRIIKDTCILFIITIVSGCLLGFVYNSTKDKIAAKQEETKLLAYKQVMSEADDFKADYSKLIQQSPKLLTKDYGKNGIEITNALGAYKDNKLQGYVIQVTDKDGFGGEIELIIGIDLNKQIKGVEILSINETVGLGMNAKNESFRLQYLNKKVDSFVITKTGKEKDNEIDSLSSATITSKAVTNGVNGALDFYDLLKGDGQHE from the coding sequence ATGAATATAAAGAGAATCATCAAGGATACATGCATCTTATTTATCATTACTATTGTATCTGGATGTCTCCTTGGTTTTGTTTATAATTCTACAAAAGATAAAATAGCCGCAAAACAGGAAGAAACAAAGCTTCTTGCCTATAAGCAGGTTATGAGTGAAGCAGATGATTTCAAGGCAGATTACAGTAAACTCATTCAACAGAGTCCAAAGCTTCTTACAAAAGATTACGGTAAAAATGGTATTGAAATCACTAATGCTTTAGGGGCTTATAAAGATAATAAACTACAAGGCTATGTTATTCAGGTAACTGATAAAGATGGCTTTGGTGGTGAAATAGAACTTATTATTGGAATTGATTTGAATAAACAGATTAAAGGTGTAGAAATCTTATCTATTAATGAAACAGTAGGGCTTGGTATGAACGCGAAGAATGAATCTTTTAGATTACAATATTTGAATAAGAAGGTGGATTCATTTGTCATTACTAAAACAGGTAAAGAGAAGGATAATGAGATTGATTCTCTTTCTAGTGCCACTATTACTTCTAAAGCTGTCACAAATGGTGTCAATGGTGCCCTTGATTTCTATGATCTGTTGAAAGGTGATGGACAACATGAATAA
- a CDS encoding toprim domain-containing protein, producing MKKSRIEHVKKYSMLSLIEDLGFTLVYESSNYYHLEEHDSLKIRVNINRFYWYSKGFGGDTITLCQTLGLEKSPEFHSFIYTILYLEMRMYENPHHEFKKIKRQERKLVLPRKDINNKKVYYYLYERGISLNIIDYFINHDYLYQESVHHNLVFVSYKGSQPVFISKRGSVINNRYMREQVGNDYNHCFYISHNTSQLIVTESIIDMMSLMTLTNDFNNYDYLSLNSVSHYRALFYHIEHQPIERVLLRLDNDQAGRGAVHTIVDILNKNYPYIKIDVAYPYRHKDWNDYLVYGIKQKENDIIIF from the coding sequence ATGAAAAAAAGTCGTATAGAACATGTGAAGAAATATAGTATGCTTTCTCTTATAGAAGATTTAGGCTTTACTCTTGTTTATGAGAGTTCTAATTACTATCATCTTGAGGAACATGATTCATTAAAAATCAGAGTAAATATCAATAGATTCTATTGGTATTCAAAAGGATTTGGGGGAGACACGATTACGTTATGCCAGACATTGGGGTTAGAAAAGAGTCCAGAATTTCATTCTTTTATCTATACGATTCTTTATCTGGAAATGAGAATGTATGAGAATCCTCATCATGAATTTAAAAAGATTAAAAGACAAGAGAGAAAACTTGTTTTACCACGTAAAGATATTAATAATAAGAAGGTCTATTACTATTTATATGAAAGAGGCATTAGTCTCAATATTATTGATTACTTTATTAATCATGATTATCTCTATCAGGAATCAGTGCATCATAATCTTGTCTTTGTATCTTATAAAGGAAGTCAACCAGTATTCATAAGTAAAAGGGGAAGTGTGATAAATAATCGTTATATGCGTGAGCAGGTAGGAAATGATTATAACCATTGTTTTTATATATCGCATAACACGTCGCAGTTAATTGTGACTGAATCTATTATTGATATGATGTCTCTAATGACTTTAACTAACGATTTTAATAATTATGATTATCTATCATTGAATTCTGTCTCTCATTATCGTGCACTCTTTTATCATATAGAACATCAACCAATAGAAAGAGTCCTATTAAGATTAGACAATGATCAAGCAGGAAGAGGGGCAGTTCATACAATCGTTGATATTTTAAATAAGAACTATCCCTATATCAAAATAGATGTAGCCTATCCTTATAGGCATAAAGATTGGAATGATTATCTTGTTTATGGTATTAAGCAAAAAGAAAATGATATAATTATATTCTAG
- the rsxA gene encoding electron transport complex subunit RsxA yields the protein MKTLLLTLISVSLVNNVVLSQFLGLCPFLGVSKKIETAAGMGGAVIFVITIASAVTSLLYRLLVKFHVEYLETIAFILIIAALVQLVELFLKKYSQGLYQSLGVYLPLITTNCAVLGVALTNVQNHYNFITSVVAGFGTAVGFTISIIILAGIRERIEDNDIPHSFKGSPIVLITAGLMAIAFIGFSGLI from the coding sequence ATGAAAACATTACTTCTAACTTTAATTAGTGTCTCTTTAGTCAATAATGTTGTTTTATCTCAATTCTTAGGATTATGTCCATTCTTAGGTGTTTCTAAGAAAATAGAAACAGCAGCAGGTATGGGAGGTGCCGTTATATTCGTTATTACGATTGCTTCAGCTGTCACTTCACTTCTTTATCGATTATTAGTGAAATTCCATGTAGAATATCTAGAAACAATTGCGTTTATTCTTATTATTGCAGCACTTGTCCAATTAGTAGAATTATTCTTAAAGAAATATTCACAAGGGCTGTATCAGTCTCTAGGTGTTTATTTACCACTGATTACAACAAACTGTGCCGTACTTGGTGTGGCTTTGACGAATGTACAAAATCATTATAATTTCATCACAAGTGTTGTCGCTGGTTTTGGAACAGCTGTAGGCTTCACTATATCTATTATTATTCTTGCAGGAATTAGAGAAAGAATAGAAGATAATGATATTCCTCATAGCTTCAAAGGGTCTCCTATTGTATTGATTACTGCAGGTTTGATGGCCATTGCCTTTATTGGCTTTTCAGGCTTGATTTAA
- a CDS encoding FAD:protein FMN transferase: MKRILSLILCFSLLSGCKPNNEPITQKEFCLDTIVSITLYDSSSKKILNNCFDLCKKYELLFSTTNTNSELYQINHNKNKTQYQTISNELASVIQQGLYYSELSKGAFDITIGAVSSLWDFKSDKATLPDETLIKESLQSVNYQNIICDHKRILYKNPDTMIDLGAIAKGYIADKLKEYLIQHKVNNALINLGGNILCVGDKMTEGYRIGITNPQKTDASIISTKIEDKSVVTSGIYQRQIKVNHHVYHHILNPRTGYSYDNGLASVTIVSPSSMQGDALSTVCFSLGLEKGKALIESLDDVEACFIDTNNQITYTKNFNHS, translated from the coding sequence ATGAAAAGAATACTTTCACTTATCCTATGTTTTTCTTTACTTAGTGGCTGTAAGCCTAATAATGAACCCATTACTCAAAAAGAGTTCTGTTTAGATACAATTGTCTCTATTACTTTATATGATTCATCTTCAAAAAAGATTCTAAATAACTGCTTTGATTTATGTAAGAAATATGAACTACTTTTCTCTACAACGAACACAAATAGTGAACTCTATCAAATTAATCATAATAAGAATAAAACCCAATATCAAACTATTTCTAACGAACTCGCCTCTGTCATTCAACAGGGACTTTATTATAGTGAGTTATCAAAAGGTGCTTTTGATATTACGATTGGTGCTGTGAGTTCTTTGTGGGATTTCAAGAGTGATAAAGCCACTTTGCCCGATGAAACTCTCATAAAAGAAAGTCTTCAATCAGTCAACTATCAAAATATTATCTGTGATCACAAAAGAATACTCTATAAGAATCCTGATACAATGATAGATTTAGGTGCAATAGCAAAAGGATATATTGCAGATAAACTTAAAGAGTATTTAATCCAACATAAAGTCAATAATGCCTTGATTAATCTTGGCGGTAATATCCTATGTGTCGGAGATAAGATGACAGAAGGATATCGTATTGGAATCACCAATCCTCAAAAAACAGATGCATCTATTATAAGTACTAAGATAGAAGATAAATCAGTTGTAACAAGTGGCATTTATCAACGACAGATAAAAGTGAACCATCATGTTTATCATCATATTTTAAACCCTCGTACGGGTTATAGTTATGATAACGGACTCGCTTCTGTCACTATTGTATCCCCTTCTTCAATGCAGGGTGATGCATTAAGTACTGTATGTTTCTCTTTAGGACTCGAAAAAGGCAAAGCACTGATTGAATCGCTAGACGATGTAGAAGCATGCTTTATTGATACAAATAATCAAATCACTTATACAAAAAACTTCAATCACTCTTAA
- a CDS encoding sodium-dependent transporter has protein sequence MKEREQFKSRIGFLLLSAGCAIGIGNVWRFPYVVGQNGGGIFVFFYLIFLLLIGVPILSMEFSVGRASAKSPVKAYQALEKPGQKWHLHGYVGLLGNFCLMIYYTTVSGWMLNYFYKFLTGGFTGVKTSQVASVFQNVLSSPSQNVFWMVLVVVIGMLICSMGLQNGVERITKVMMIGLLGLIVVLAVHGLTLDNAMAGVKFYLYPDFNKIKHIGLLNVIVAAMNQSFFTLSIGIGSMAIFGSYLKKDKTLLGEAVNVAVLDTFVAIVAGLIIFPACFSFGVNPDSGPSLIFITLPNVFLSMTGGRIWGALFFIFMAFASLSTVIAVFENIIACTMELWNITRKKSVIINLILITVFSLPCALGFNVLDFLQPLGSGSTILDLEDFIVSNLLLPLGSLVYLLFCTSRLGWGFKNYQTEANMGDGPKIQNWMQGYLTIILPIAVIFVFISSLM, from the coding sequence ATGAAAGAACGTGAACAATTTAAATCAAGGATAGGCTTCCTGCTTCTTTCTGCAGGATGTGCTATTGGTATTGGAAATGTATGGAGATTCCCTTATGTTGTAGGACAAAATGGTGGAGGAATCTTTGTCTTCTTCTATTTGATTTTCTTGCTTCTTATTGGTGTTCCAATTCTAAGCATGGAATTCTCTGTGGGACGTGCAAGTGCAAAAAGTCCAGTTAAAGCTTATCAGGCTTTAGAAAAACCAGGGCAGAAGTGGCATTTACATGGTTATGTAGGATTATTAGGTAACTTCTGTTTAATGATCTACTATACTACAGTATCAGGATGGATGTTGAACTATTTCTATAAGTTCTTGACTGGTGGATTTACAGGAGTCAAAACATCTCAGGTTGCATCCGTTTTCCAAAATGTATTATCTAGTCCATCTCAGAATGTATTCTGGATGGTATTAGTTGTTGTTATTGGTATGTTAATATGTTCAATGGGATTACAGAACGGTGTAGAAAGAATTACAAAAGTCATGATGATTGGCTTACTTGGACTCATTGTAGTTCTTGCAGTACATGGTTTGACACTTGATAATGCGATGGCAGGTGTTAAATTCTATTTATATCCAGACTTTAATAAGATCAAACATATTGGCTTATTAAATGTGATTGTAGCGGCAATGAACCAGTCTTTCTTTACTTTAAGTATCGGTATTGGTTCAATGGCGATATTCGGTAGCTATTTAAAGAAAGATAAAACTCTTTTAGGGGAAGCAGTGAATGTTGCGGTGTTAGATACATTTGTTGCTATTGTGGCAGGTCTTATCATCTTTCCAGCATGTTTCTCATTTGGAGTAAATCCTGACAGCGGTCCTAGTCTGATTTTTATTACTTTACCTAATGTCTTTTTATCAATGACAGGAGGTAGAATCTGGGGTGCTCTATTCTTCATATTTATGGCTTTCGCATCATTATCTACAGTCATTGCAGTATTTGAAAATATTATTGCCTGCACAATGGAACTATGGAACATCACAAGAAAGAAATCAGTAATCATTAATTTGATTCTTATTACTGTATTCTCATTACCTTGTGCTTTAGGATTTAATGTCCTTGACTTCTTGCAGCCTCTTGGCAGTGGTTCAACAATATTAGATCTAGAAGACTTTATCGTAAGTAATCTTCTCTTACCACTTGGGTCTCTTGTTTATTTATTATTCTGTACATCTCGCCTAGGGTGGGGATTCAAGAATTATCAAACAGAAGCCAATATGGGGGATGGTCCTAAGATTCAGAACTGGATGCAGGGTTATCTTACAATTATATTACCTATTGCGGTCATATTCGTATTTATCAGCAGTTTGATGTAA
- a CDS encoding C69 family dipeptidase, whose amino-acid sequence MPCTTLLVGKNASYDGSTLIARNDDSQSTRFTPKKLAVIHPEQQNRVYETVLSHLKIQLPDNPMRYTAMPNALKGEGIWAASGINEAEVAMTATETITSNPRVLGADPLVEYDEETNTPGGIGEEDIVYLVLPYIHSAREGVLRLGSLLEKYGTYEMNGIAFSDHDEIWWLETIGGHHWIARRVPDDAYVVMPNQLGIDTFDLKDAFTTQENHLCSDDLKEFIEKNHLCLNLDDSFNARYAFGSHDDSDHVYNTPRDWFIRRYLNPHTYKWDGENADFTPFSDDIPWTMVPERKITVEDVKYALSTHFQNTPYDPYITRGDLSNKGALRPVGINRNDFLSVLQVRQGQEPIEWFTFGSNVFNTLVPLYIHIDTVPEYYSNTTAEVSTDNFYWANRLIGAMADACDKQSAIHIERYQRVVQSHSHHIIHTYDELIEKETDEARKTELRHEANQKAADMLKKETSKTLHLVLDELSFTMKNKFARSDA is encoded by the coding sequence ATGCCATGTACGACATTACTAGTAGGTAAGAATGCATCTTATGATGGTTCTACCTTAATCGCAAGAAATGATGATTCACAATCTACAAGATTTACACCAAAGAAACTTGCAGTGATTCATCCAGAACAACAAAATAGAGTTTATGAAACAGTATTATCTCATTTAAAGATTCAATTACCTGATAATCCAATGAGATATACTGCGATGCCAAATGCCTTAAAAGGTGAAGGTATCTGGGCAGCAAGTGGAATTAATGAAGCAGAAGTCGCAATGACAGCGACAGAAACAATCACTTCTAATCCTCGTGTATTAGGGGCTGATCCACTTGTAGAATATGATGAAGAAACAAATACACCAGGCGGTATTGGTGAAGAAGATATTGTCTATCTTGTATTACCTTATATACATAGTGCAAGAGAAGGTGTATTAAGACTTGGTTCACTGCTAGAAAAGTATGGAACATATGAAATGAACGGAATTGCCTTCTCTGATCATGATGAAATCTGGTGGTTAGAAACTATTGGTGGTCATCATTGGATTGCAAGAAGAGTACCAGATGATGCTTATGTTGTAATGCCTAACCAGTTAGGTATTGATACATTTGATTTAAAGGATGCTTTTACTACTCAAGAAAATCATTTATGTAGTGATGATTTAAAGGAATTTATTGAAAAGAATCATTTATGTTTAAATCTAGATGATTCATTTAATGCACGTTATGCATTTGGTTCACATGATGATTCAGATCATGTCTATAACACACCACGTGATTGGTTTATTAGACGTTATTTAAATCCACATACTTATAAATGGGATGGAGAAAATGCAGACTTTACACCATTTTCTGATGATATTCCTTGGACTATGGTACCTGAAAGAAAGATTACTGTAGAAGATGTAAAATATGCATTATCAACGCATTTCCAGAATACGCCTTATGATCCATATATTACGCGTGGAGATTTATCTAATAAAGGTGCATTACGTCCTGTAGGAATCAATAGAAATGACTTCTTATCTGTATTACAGGTAAGACAGGGCCAGGAACCTATTGAATGGTTTACATTTGGTTCAAATGTATTTAATACACTTGTTCCATTATATATTCATATTGATACTGTACCTGAATATTACAGCAATACAACTGCTGAAGTATCTACTGATAACTTCTATTGGGCCAATAGACTTATAGGTGCTATGGCTGATGCATGTGATAAACAGTCAGCCATCCATATTGAACGTTATCAAAGAGTGGTACAATCTCATTCACATCATATTATTCATACATATGATGAACTAATTGAAAAAGAAACAGATGAAGCAAGAAAAACAGAATTAAGACATGAAGCCAATCAAAAGGCAGCTGATATGTTGAAGAAGGAAACTTCAAAAACATTACATCTTGTCTTAGATGAATTAAGCTTTACTATGAAGAATAAATTTGCCCGTTCTGATGCATAA
- a CDS encoding LURP-one-related/scramblase family protein, whose product MKLILKQKIFSLMDSYDIYDEYDQVVYTVSSRLSWGHKLDVYNPSGHCLATIKEEILTFMPRFSIYIDDHYIGSFQKKLSFLFPKYVLEFNDWSIDGDFMNWNYTISDSYHEIATISKELFHFTDVYVIDVHNSQDALYALLVVLAIDAEKCSASNN is encoded by the coding sequence ATGAAACTTATATTAAAACAAAAGATCTTTAGTTTGATGGATAGTTATGATATCTATGATGAATATGATCAGGTTGTCTATACAGTAAGCAGTCGTCTTTCATGGGGTCATAAATTAGATGTATATAACCCATCAGGTCATTGTCTAGCAACCATTAAAGAAGAAATATTGACATTCATGCCAAGATTTAGTATCTACATAGATGATCATTATATCGGTTCATTCCAGAAGAAACTCAGTTTCCTATTTCCTAAATATGTCCTAGAATTTAACGACTGGTCTATTGATGGAGATTTTATGAACTGGAATTACACTATAAGCGATTCTTATCATGAAATTGCGACTATATCAAAAGAACTATTTCATTTTACAGATGTCTATGTCATTGATGTTCATAATAGCCAGGATGCACTATATGCATTACTTGTTGTACTTGCAATAGATGCTGAAAAGTGTTCAGCCTCAAATAACTAA
- the rsxE gene encoding electron transport complex subunit RsxE, protein MNKYIKPVYNGIIKENPTFVLMLGMCPTLAVTTSAMSGMGMGLTTMAVLIMSNFVISALRKIIPERVRIPAYIVIVATLVTVVQLLLQANLPSLYDTLGIYIPLIVVNCIILGRAEAFASKNNPILSILDGVGMGLGFTLALTCIGLVRELLGAGTAFGYTIMPKAYEPISIFIMAPGAFFVLSMLTAIQNKLKLPSATNIEHSSTLECGGDCTHCHGITCFEEYKKEAQKK, encoded by the coding sequence ATGAATAAATATATCAAGCCAGTCTATAATGGCATTATTAAAGAAAATCCTACATTTGTCTTGATGTTAGGTATGTGTCCAACTCTTGCTGTTACAACTTCAGCTATGAGTGGGATGGGTATGGGACTTACGACAATGGCTGTACTTATTATGAGTAACTTTGTGATTTCCGCATTACGTAAGATTATTCCTGAACGTGTTAGAATTCCAGCTTATATAGTCATCGTGGCCACTCTTGTGACTGTTGTACAGCTCCTATTACAGGCAAATCTTCCATCTTTATATGATACATTAGGTATTTATATTCCTCTTATTGTAGTTAACTGTATTATTCTGGGCCGTGCAGAAGCCTTTGCATCTAAGAATAATCCTATTCTTTCTATATTAGATGGTGTAGGTATGGGTTTAGGATTTACTTTAGCCCTTACCTGCATTGGACTCGTGAGAGAACTTTTAGGTGCTGGTACTGCTTTTGGTTATACAATCATGCCAAAAGCCTATGAACCTATTTCTATTTTTATCATGGCTCCAGGGGCATTCTTTGTCTTATCCATGTTAACCGCAATACAAAATAAATTAAAACTACCAAGTGCAACCAATATTGAACATTCTTCTACACTTGAATGTGGTGGGGATTGCACACATTGTCATGGTATTACTTGCTTTGAAGAATATAAGAAGGAGGCGCAGAAAAAATGA
- a CDS encoding RnfABCDGE type electron transport complex subunit D, with translation MNKLLHTSSSPHVRDQTDTTRIMIDVIIALMPATLYGIYQFKLNAALIVVVSVLTCVLSEYLFEYFMKKPITIKDCSAIVTGLILALNLPSTVPLWIPVIGALFAIIIVKQLYGGLGQNFMNPALAARCFLLISFTGRMTNFVFDGITTATPLAILETRSHYDLFRLFIGTTAGTIGETSTLMILLGGAYMLVKRVIKPTIPVAYLLSFSLFTLIFSPFRFDFYYLACQLCGGGLMLGCFFMATDYVTTPINFEGQIVFGILIGILTGLFRFFGTTTEGVSYAIILGNLVVPLIEKYTLLYKTKRAVVS, from the coding sequence ATGAATAAACTATTACATACATCATCATCACCTCATGTACGTGATCAAACAGATACAACACGTATTATGATTGATGTCATTATCGCCTTGATGCCTGCAACACTTTATGGAATTTATCAATTTAAGTTAAATGCAGCACTTATTGTCGTTGTATCAGTGCTTACTTGTGTATTATCTGAATATCTATTTGAATACTTTATGAAGAAGCCTATTACAATCAAGGATTGTTCTGCAATTGTAACAGGACTCATTCTTGCATTAAATCTTCCATCCACTGTTCCTTTATGGATACCAGTCATTGGTGCTCTATTTGCGATTATTATTGTGAAACAGTTATATGGTGGACTAGGACAGAATTTTATGAATCCTGCCTTGGCAGCACGCTGTTTCTTGCTTATTTCATTTACTGGACGAATGACAAATTTCGTCTTTGATGGTATCACTACTGCAACGCCACTCGCAATTCTTGAAACGAGATCTCATTATGACTTGTTCCGTTTATTTATCGGTACAACAGCAGGGACTATTGGTGAAACATCCACTTTGATGATTCTACTAGGTGGCGCTTATATGTTAGTAAAGAGAGTCATTAAACCAACTATACCAGTGGCTTATCTTCTATCTTTCTCACTCTTTACGCTTATTTTTTCACCATTCCGTTTTGATTTCTATTACCTCGCATGTCAGTTATGTGGAGGAGGCTTAATGCTTGGCTGCTTCTTTATGGCCACTGATTATGTGACAACACCTATTAATTTTGAAGGCCAGATTGTTTTTGGTATTTTAATAGGAATACTCACTGGTTTATTTAGATTTTTTGGGACAACCACAGAAGGTGTTTCTTATGCGATTATTCTAGGTAATCTTGTTGTACCTCTTATTGAGAAATATACACTTCTCTATAAAACAAAGAGGGCGGTGGTATCATGA